The following coding sequences lie in one Helicoverpa zea isolate HzStark_Cry1AcR chromosome 14, ilHelZeax1.1, whole genome shotgun sequence genomic window:
- the LOC124636439 gene encoding dnaJ-like protein 60 isoform X3 → MFFFKRPHDIKAIKALLRCYSLNRKNHYEVLNLRRNCSDKDIKEAFIQMSKEYHPDKNKDARAQEKFVRIVEAYNVLSKPSSRARYDSMTEIETSDHGGASYVYRSHVPYNLRNNPHYSYYYESQTRSSNANDSKNATYGSTGIKKLPNYVIIAMCTGVALIGILLQVFVIRNLYVAQRQRAQEKTKRLAEELDRVRAAAHTNGNE, encoded by the exons atgtttttttttaaacgacctCATGACATCAAAGCAATTAAGGCGTTGCTGAGGTGCTACAG tttaaatagaaaaaatcaCTATGAAGTACTCAATCTGAGAAGAAATTGTTCAGATAAAGATATCAAGGAAGCGTTCATACAAATGAGCAAAGAG TATCATCCTGACAAAAATAAAGATGCACGAGCACAGGAGAAGTTTGTTCGCATTGTGGAGGCGTACAATGTACTGAGCAAGCCCAGTAGTCGCGCTCGATATGACAGCATGACCGAGATAGAAACTTCCGATCACGGTGGGGCCTCGTACGTGTATAGGTCACATGTGCCTTATAA TTTACGTAACAACCCACATTACAGCTACTACTATGAATCCCAAACCAGATCGTCCAATGCGAATGATAGTAAAAATGCAACGTATGGGTCGACTGGTATAAAGAAATTGCCCAACTACGTTATTATAGCAATGTGCACCGGGGTCGCCTTGATCGGGATATTACTGCAAGTGTTTGTAATAAG AAATTTGTATGTAGCACAAAGACAGCGAGCTCAAGAGAAGACCAAACGTCTTGCAGAAGAATTGGATAGAGTGCGGGCTGCCGCTCATACTAATGGAAACGAG